ACAAGCACATTTCGTTGCACATGTAATAGTTTTATGTAACTGTGTTCTGATAATCTCCTTTTGTTCATCCTAAAGTGAAGCTTCAGTTCAATTCTGACCAACATTTTCCTTCACAGACCAGCTGTACTTCGCGACGATCGGTGCCGACTTGAAATGTTTCTGATGACTCTGTTTGaaactctgtgtgtgcgtgcgcgcgcgcgtgtgtgtgtgtgttactaaAGTCTCCCGGCTTCCGTCGTACTCATGGATgcttgtctctctctgtgtcgcAGGGTGAAAGAATTGAAAAGGGCCAGGGAACATGAGACCCCTCAGAAGAGCCCCCTCGCGATGTGACATCTCTCTCCTGactcctcctttctttttctgtttaagTTTGTATCCGAGACAttttacaaagagaaaaaaaaaaaaaaaacatcaacgaAAAGCACTGCAAATTATTACTACTGCTGCAGTGGTACTGGTtcgattattattattacatctgcatttttttcctccacatatCTTTTCTCTCCACTGACTTGGTCTTTGGTTGGAGAGTGGCGACATCCACCGGATTATAAACTACAAGGGTCGAAGGGTGGGCGGGGGTGCAAAACATTTGCTTCGTGgcattttttgcactttttcatGGAttgcttttgtcttttttggaTAACGAAAGAGGCTTGGAGACAGTGGAGGAAGCAAAACGCAGGACACATGCGAGGACCTGACGAGACGCAAAACTAAaggctgctgcagaagatctcagaggacagagagaccgTGCAGAAACACTCTGGGCTCtaattgtatttcataattTTTTAAGTGACCAATCAATTCATTCgaagaaggattttttttaaccaaatataTTGATAACCCACACGCCCACTTCTGTCCACTGCTGTAGATTAATACAAAAAGCCAGTTTAGCTCAACTCTCCCTCCTGTCCCACTGTGCTCTACCCCTCCAGTCCGCCCAGCCGGGTGGAGCTACACATGAATGTAGTCGGGGTTCAACCACGGagaagcagatgggagatgaaatatttgtgttttaacatttcttaaaaaaaaaagacaaaacaaaactatgcTTTATCGTAAATATTGCCACTTTATTACTTGAATTTGTTCCATACTGTCCAGTGTATTTCTTCCATCATGTCCAATGTATTGGTGATCTGTATCTCCAGGCTATATGTTGTTTAATCCTACCAAGAAAAGATGCATGACTTCTTGGCAAGAAAAGTCTTTGCTTGTGTGCTTATGGTCTAGTCTTTCAGCCTACCCTCTGGTTTTTCTTTGGTTTCCACGCCAGTGGTCCGCACATCCATATTCTCCTCCATGAGTTCGGTCATTTCAGCGATGAAATGCTTTCCCTGTATCGTCCCGTTAACTTCTTTGTGTTGGATTTCCGTTTGCCTCCTTCAGTTGGTTGCTCCTCTGAAACCTAACAAGAGAAAAGAACTTGCCTATTTTGTGTTGTAATGGTTATGGTCATGCAGGTTATTActgttctttttaaatgaacttcAGAGCCTGTGAGGGCTTTTGAGGGGAAGATCACATACATTGCCTTGACGTCTTAGAGATTCTTTGAGGGGTCCCTAAGCTTGTCCCAAAATAGGGGTTTGACAAATCCATATTTTTGACAATTGAGCGATTTCTGTATATAAAGAAGGCTGAAAGTacgtagggggaaaaaaaaataacatgtacCCAATGGGGATTGTATTTTAgaaatatattattttattcattaaaaaaaatgggtCAAAAACAGGTACGAgacaaaaacagaatatttgTATAGTTTTGTTTGAATGCCTAAGAAGTATGGTTGTATTGTTTGTATATAGTGTAAATACCTGGGATAAAAATGAGCTATGTGCATGAAAAGTATGAACAGAGtcaaaagggaagaaaaaaaaaacaacgacaACAAAAGCAGTAGTGGCTATGCTCTGTAAAATTAAAACTATTTCACTATTagagtattttattttattttgattgttcTTGAGAAGAACATTTTGCTAAAGCATGATATTATTGCaatataaaaaagtaaaaaatactgtatttagTGTTAGGAGAAGTCTTCGAAATTATCTTAAAAACAAGTATGattatgttttggttttttttgttgttttttttgccatttctttgttttgggcTACCAAGACCATTTTGCCAATGGTGCCAAGGTATGTGAATGCTATTTAGCTTAAGACGAGAATTAAGTTAACTTTTTTGCAGAACAGATAATCATACAGTGAAATACACAGTCGCACTGAAGACCATAACATCACAACTGGCCGAGGAtcgcaaaaaacaaacaaataaacaaacaaacaaaacaagaaggtACACAGTTTGCAAGAGGGAGTCGTATTCAAGATGCCAAAAGCATTTAAGTCTATCTTGTCTTCACCGTTCCCACAGAGCATTTATTCATCACTGACTACACCGGATCAAagttgggttttattttttacttttttcgtCATTACAAACAGGAATGTGAAATGATTACTGAGGTATCTTGACTGATCTTAAAGATTGTAAATGGCAGCCATGCCCGTAATGTCCCTGTAAAGCAATCCATGTAATTACTCTCTGACAGGAAGTCGCCTCCATCAGTGTGCAGCGTTGTAGCAGACTTTCGGTTTATGAATTCCAGGCTGATCTCTGTAGTGAAGTGGTGATGGGGATTATCTCTATTCTATACTCTTTAATGGAAAATGTCCTTGATCGGAGCTGCCGGGGATGAAATTGACCTTGTgtccagaaacaaaaacatcaagaaaacaagtgaagtggaaaaaaaaaaaacgtgaagcGTTGTGTCGAGTGCTGCATTTCTCTGCCAGGCAgctgaaaacacttttacaaAATAGACAGTCAAAGGTGCTACTCAAAAGGACAGCATTTAGAGGTAATGACGAGCCAAAACGACTGTATAGAAAAAATATGCATAACCAGTGCCATTCGCAATTATAAAGCATACGATACTTGTACATTAGAGGATATATAGCATAATGATGTGATAGCACAGACGTCGAGATTGGGCTGTTGGAACAATCTGAGAGAGAATAACACATGAGCTGCTGGTTTAGAGGTGCCTGCTGGCTGCTGTCTGATTCCTATAATATATTCATACCAGAAAGTGTATTCTGTCTCCAAGTGATGATATGTGATTATTCAGCCAAGTGCCACTGGAAAACTTGAGTTTTGTTAattgaaatgttgtcatgttTGTTATATTATAATGATTAGGCTGAATGGGTATTTctctgattgattgatttcatttttgttttttgtttttgtttttgtttttttgttttttttgccacacACTTGTTatgtacattttatttccagagtgtttatgtagaaAGTGCCTATTCTTATCCTGATAACGCCAGTCCGGTTTCAGCATGCATTCGATGTACCTGAGGTTGAGGAAATGTGAGAACGTGGTCACCCACGGACAGTGCTGAACCCTCCACATGATCACCACGTTACGCCATCACGCACACACTACAGCCACAGCGATATCCCCCTCTACACACCCGTCTCCGTACACCACTCCAGcttgtgcttcttcttcttttaatgttttttattttccattttgtaCTGGGacagcttgttaaaaaaacacacttagAAATGCCACTACTGGGGTTTGTTGCCTTGCCTTCATCCTCCAGTCTGTGGTTAGAATGCATAGCCAATGCAATGTCTCAGCAAACAGGAGAAGGATTTATTATGCTTGCATGGGTAACATAGTTAACTGGGTGACAGAACTGCACCTAAAGCATGCTTATTTTCCTAGAATCGGTAGTCAGATAGACTTGTTAAAAGACTTGCTGTTCTGTAAAACAATGGGCGTTGGTTCGATGCGTCACAGAactcagacacacagaggacacGATGACTGGAGGGCAGACCGACAAATTGAGCCAACGATCAACACTCAGTACCTGCTGACGTTTTGGTGGCCGAGCATGAGGACGGGATTCTTAGAGCGAGCTCAAACTTTtttagacttttttcttttgtttgtatgttttttttttttgttttttttttttttattttaattcatgtAGATTTGATCCGTGTACTCCCAACTTCAAATAAGAACAAAAGGCGAGGATTGGACACATTGTgctatatataaatatataatatatataaatgaactgaattgaactgaagtgACACATGGTACACACCAACACACGCACAAGACATCGCACAgcacacatgcagacatgtCAAGTTGTCGGTTTCACTTGTACACTGAGTTGCGGCGAAGGCAGCGTTGCTCTTTTCCAGACTGAGGGACTGGTTCACCTCCCTTCTGTATTTTACTCAGGGTGCCAAAATggggaggaggaaacagagcagGACATGTGATTCACAGCAGGAGAAGCTCAAACTGAAATACATTAATGCAGCAGTTATTTCCTGGTGGGGGGGGAAacgaaaaacactgcaaaaatgaaatctattcaaaaaaaaatatataaatataatgtatttaattaattttctCTGAATAACCCTGACTGAAGTGAAACCCTGGATTACAATCtgtttatatatacatatattgcTCATTAAGATGAATGATTTGGCTTTCTTTAATGGAACTCTGTCAAATCATTGTATAATTCTGGCCAGTTCTTTAGGCCTTTAATTTATCTGTGATTAAATGTAGGGGGTATTTAAGATAAAGAGTGTAGTTATGTTACAACTGCAAATCTTGTTTTTACTGCCATTTATGAAGGGGATGACAGGCTAGCTGATAGGCACTCTTCATTAGAACACGGTATTCTCAATTTGAAGATGTTCTGTGACTTGACCTGAGAATCTgcctttcctcctcttctttttccgAAGCACCCACACCAGAGAAAGGTAGGCACATCAGgacaacagaacagaaacagtTTTACAATATATTCCACGTGTTGACACAGAGCAATAAAGAACTATTTTGTGGAGACCTATAGACCTagcaaagtttaaaaatgattgGACACATGTAGTCGACTTACTCTTATGCAAATGCCAGTATTGCAAGACAAGCATTCAGTAGTTTATGGACAGCAATTATATGGCACCCTTTACCGAACTGCACGTTTTCATCAATTCcaaactgagaagaaaaaaaaaggccctgcTTTGATAGAAAGTCACGGGTCTTCGACACTTTGCATGTGAACTAGTGTTAGATCTATTTTCCTCTCCTCTATagctgtctttctctctgtctttccctGTTATGTGACCCGATTTTTCTctgcccccccacccgcccccgACCCTTTGCCCCCTCCAAAGTTTCATCTCCTCTcgccccccgtcccccccccccccacccacccacccactccCTTCTCCAATGTGTTttgctttcctcctttttcttcccttctcttgtttgtaagttttatttttgtaattgtGCATGTACAAGCGTCACTGACTCGATggatatgtttaaaaaaaaaaagagatttcagcTGCTGAAGCCATGCAAAACGTTTTGAATTGCCCTTAAAATATGGAAGATGTTTTCTGAATGCTTTATATTCTTTCTgctgtaaaataataaaaaaaggaaaaaatggagaaaactcGAGAACCACATTTGCAAAGtctttttgtttcctcttttttgctGCAGGAAGCCATTTCCTCTTCTGCATGTTTCTATCATCTGTCATCTTTTTATCACAAAAGACTAAAGGCAGAGAGTTTATTagacagtttttatttctattcaGCAACCTTCGACTGACACATCTTAGAGGTGTTTAGCCATACACAATTTTCAACAACATAAAAGTCATTTCCTAATAAATCATCTTGGAGTCTCCATGCAACATGTCTCAGTCATACTTTTAGTCTTTATAGTTCTCATGAATTTAGCTGTGTGTGTTACATGCACTCGGGCATGGGTAGTGCACATACAGATCACTCTGCATGCATgatggttcagttttattcGATATGCATGCACCTATTTGAGTGCAAGATGTtctattgttttatttgttggttTCAGTGCCTCCTGTGTGTTGAAGCATCAGCGGCTGAGTTTTAGACGCAGTACTtccagaaacactctgaattcCCCGCTCTCTTCCTGAACTGTTTCCGGATTCCCAGCACGTGGCTGAAAGGATTTAAGAGACTTTGTTTCTCCAGTAGCACCTGAAAGACGAGATAAAGGAAGTATGTAGTTGACTTTCTCCGCTGTTTTAGAGAtagaaaaacaggaagactCACCTCTCTCTTGATCCCCCGTGGAAGCAGGCCTGTTGTTCTGACACCTGGAGGAAAATAGTGATAAATTCAATGTTTCCAACCCGCCATGTATGGGAAGTTTTGGGATATTAGAGATAAAAGAGTGCCACTGAATCAAATACAAATATGAATGCACCGTTCATTAGTGTGTCTTACCATCTCGGTTCAGCTCCCCAGATATCAGAGTGGAATATCTGAGTCCAGCACCGTCCTGTGGGGGGAAGCTCTGCTCAGAAAGAGCCAGATCGTCCAGCGTGCTGATGCCTCGGTCCTCCACCGACactggaaagagaaaaacacagcaagCAGGTAAAGATTCACCCTGTAAATATTTTGGGTGCACTTGATCTCAGTTGGGCCAGACAAGTAAAATTATAACATTTAAATGACTCCAAATATGTACAAGTAagaaaatgtctacattttaatgaatatttCAAATGGAACTAAGATCAATTTAAACATTATGCAATTTTTACCAATGTTTATATTTCAGTATcaatgaaatgtccaaaaattaTACCTTTGATTTGCAACTTGTATTTTCCTATTTGCTGCTTCCAAAAGTTTTGGCCACTGCATCACTCAACTCGCAGATTACGTCCATGAGTCTTACGATAACGACGCGATCCCCAGCAGATACACGTCCAACAGCGTTCATCTTATTTGAGCAGTTTTAACAGATTAAGATGCGGTTTTATGCCCCTGCTTCTAAACAATTAAGCCTGTGGTTTTAATGCCACTTCCTGCTCTTAATATTGATTTCTACTGGCTGTGTTTTAATGTTGGCTTTTAAATCACTTCTTTATCTATAGTGAGCTTGTAACTGTAAGTGCACGGGCGCAAATCCccgctgtgggtccctgagggTGTGTCAGAGAAAATATTTGGTGTAAAACTTGTGGCGATCCCAGAAAGGGAGCAGCTGAAATGCGgcacacatttgttttaaatttcaGAGCACCTGTTCAAACTATTGATTTCCTGATTTTATGTAAAAGCACTTTGCTCATTGGGTGTGCGATATAAATGAGAAATATATTCGGCTCTTCCTTTTTGCAAGAATCGTCACAGTAAGTCGTTGCAACTTGTGTTGGAGACTTTTCAAAGTCAAACCTGCCCCCCCACATCCCCCCAACTCAAGGCCAAAACTTAACCCAGCACACCACAAAGGCCACTATAGCGATTATAATGGATGATTGCTATGATTAATCTATGTCGCTCACTCAGAATTTGAAGTAActacacaaaaaaaattgagtCTGTTCTTAAACCTTCATTATTCactaaaataattaaataattacCTCAACATCCAAGGACACGACCGGCGGGGCATTAATCCTCACAAATTAAGTTTAATTACAGAAAATGCTAATCAAGGTACTGGATTAGTGCCTGAATGTGCATAGCAGCTGTAACAGACGTATCCCTCTGCACTCACCAGGTCCTGGGTAGGGCATCTCGGCAGACTCTGTGATGGGGTgagccagcagggggccggAGGCCACCAGCACCAGGGCCCAGGAGAGGAGATGGTTGCACTTCATCACTGGAGGATGCCGGCGTTGGAAAGTGGCTCTGATTTGCACAGAGGTCttcaggtgaagagaggactTCTACATCTTCTGCCGCTCCTGCCTGGGTTATATACTTCAGGCTGTGACCTGtcctcccccccccgcccgctgGCCACTCAGTCGACACACACTTTCGGCAATATTCCAGTGACCCGTCCTCCTCGAACTGCGATAAATCAACAGGcagtcacaggtgaattatAGACTCAATAAAAAGACAAGTGCCGTGGCCCCTCTTTCAAGGGCGCAGCCATGTTTTACCAGCTCTTCAGCTTGATTGACTGTTTTTACagactttgtaaatgatagtgAAGCAGGTGTTTCAGATGTcacgtcaacacacacacccacgggGGATCAGGTGGGAAAACTGAGCAGACAAATGACCCCTTTCTTTTTTATGCCGTCCGGTCATTAAACTTCCAGGCCATTTGAATCCTCCCGAGTTAAACCCCACAGCATAGAAAGCAGAGCGAATTCCTAATAAACCTGCATAATTACTGAACCAGTGGCTCAGCGCGAGCACAAAAACATTGTAGTCAATAAGCCGTCTGACATTTTGAGCCAATCTAAGACGGCAGAACATTTTCTACAGGCCACTGCCTCAGATTGATTGATGCACATTATTTAGAGGCCTGCCTAGTTGTAACTGAGACTACGTCACTCCTCGGCGTCAGAGAAGctttctgattggttgagagaCAAGCGGACGAGGGACAACAGATACTTACCATTTTAGTTACATTTTGCACCTTTGTATgtaatttatgtatttattacagGAGAGACGTCACTGTACGGTCTCGGGTAATGAGGGCAGATGACGTGATGGTGACATTTTGTTTTATGGCTGGAAGGCCAGACAGTCTATTAGCTGCTGCTCTGTATCATGAAAAGCCATTTGTGTTTATATCTGCATTCGTTAAAGCGTCACAGCCAATTCCAGGTTATTTCAACAACTTCCACACTTGAGATCTATCCCACTGTTTATGGAGCACAGTGCCAATCAGTGTGTTGTCTGAGAGCAATAATGGAAATATGACGACAGTGGTGGATATTTCCATGTTGCAAAGAATAATTTGCATTTGTACTCAAATAAATCATACAAAAAAAGGTTCCGTCTCCCAAATATTAAAAGCTGGTAGATTTAAGACATTAAAAGGTAAGAATATTCAGTGGTTTCATGAACAAATAAGACATTATGCTTAGTCTATGGaattgtgttgtgttgtattgTACCTCCAAGCAAACAGTAGCTAACTTTACTCTGAGTGAAAAAAACCACAGAtgcatggagagaacatgcaaaccccacaccaCACAGAAAGCCCCTGAAGCCTTGTCTCCAACCAGGGGTCGGCTCTGTGAGGTGGAAGTGCTGACCACTCGACTGCGGTTCTGTCACTaacctgtgtttttcttctagTCTACCCTCCCACCACCCCACCTCTACCCCTTCCCCATTATCAACCCAGAAAGGAAGATGTCTTCCTTTGaagagagtttttcctttccacattGCTTATGCTTTTGCTTGCTcttgtggaactgttgggtttttatctGTACAAATGACTTGTGTTGTACTTGGCACTATAAATAAAGTTAAGTTGTGTTTTACATATTACAATGTCATAATTTAAGTGAAAGTGCATGATGTGAAATaatgatatttacattaaatgcttgATAACTGAATCAAATATAAagcactttattgtgttttgtaaaaaaaaaaaaaagttgcttggAAAACGATACATTATTGCCAAAGTCCTCAGTCAGAAAAAAGTCTAAATGAtgtcatctaatttgcatagctgcaCATTTGCATATCTAGATCAAAAGCTGATGATGATGTCACTTAAAAcagatacattgttgcaactcaTTCAGAAAAGTTCTACTTGACGCCATCATTTAGAAAGAAGGAAccgtattggtgcaaagtggGTCACATGACATGACAGAGCTACagtcattcaaaggcagcttttaaatggaagtactaCATCAATTGatatacatctattgtgttttattattcttttacaaatgtagaaatgctgtctACCGCTACAAATCAAATTCGATTGGCGCCTTgcctcatattatcacacagcaactgTTTAATAATTTAGGTCCGTGCAGTagagtttcctgtttgtaatttaatCTGCCAAGTGTCTGTTTAGTTAATttatcatatattcagttttataataaatatttaaatattcatcTTAAACTTCTATGATTTGGGAATCCAATTAATTTGACATATTTAGACACCTTTTGATAAATTAATACAAGACTTACTTTGCCTCgtgattagttacttttaaactATTATAACTCAGTTACTGAGTTACTTTTTGAGAAAGTAACTAGTAAGTATTACTAATtagttttttaaaagtaacttgcccaacactatCTATCTAGTTGTTTCTACAAAGGTACTAAGGATCTTGTTGTAATAATTTCTgtaacatttaaatattttaattcatAAGTAAATGTAGTGGCTCcaataatgaaaatataattaGCTTTGAGCTGTGAGGGACAGCCTGAAGGCATATGAGACACCGTGCATCCAGGCACAGCATCATGTTTACCAACCTTTTTTCACATCAGCGCATGCAGGTTTTATCGCTCTGAAAATATGTGACTTCTGACACAAATCTCCTGACAATCCTGCATCTCGAAATAACAAATCACAGCCGCCAAGCAAAAGCAGTTCAGGCATGAAAAACaagctgtctgtgtgtctctatCTTTCCAGCAATGTGGCCTGGCAGGTTTTCTCCCACTTGTTGACAGTCCTGCTCTCGTTGACATAAAcacagccagcagagggcgaccACACGTCTAGAAAACTGCAGGCCATGCGACTTTTTGCATGTCATCAGCAAAACGCCTCTGCTGGGGAGTCATGCAAGTGGTTTTGAGGGCAATAAATGTAGGTTTTCAAAGAGCCTTCTTGTTTGAATACAGCATCAAACGTGCAGTATCCGGAGCCTTAAAGGCATATATCAATTTAATCATGGTTGTGGGTCAAGACGTGAAATCAACAGATTCACCAGAATTATAATTGAGATAAGAAATGTCACCCAAGTTAACCCATCAACAAAAACGTCAGCCTGTATGTTACATATAGAAGGAGGAGTCAGAATGTGTTTAAACTTACACCCATTGATATAAAGACAAGGTCTTTTAAAAATGGATCAAGACGTTTAAAAGAGATAGGGTACTGATATTGGCTGTGCCGTTTTTGACTGGAATGACACAATTTAAGTAAAATGCGAAAACAACCCAAATTGCTGGCTTTTGCGAATGTATAATCTCATAAAATCTTAATGCTTGTGCCAGTAAATATGTTAGTATTTAATCATATGTTGCATCTACTCACAAACCattgaaaaatatgttttatggGCTTTTTGAGCCTCTTGATCTGCGGTAACTTAAAAATGAGTATTACTCAAAATGAAAGATAGTATTTATTCATAAGGAacttttcagacaaaaaaatgctgaatgaGATTGTCACGTGAGATAGAAATGATAAATTATTTAATGTAAATTACATCACAtggcaaataaaaatgaaggagACTATAAAAATTGAAGATAACAACTGAGGTATCATAAAAACAGTTTGATGTCCATATGAGTCACTCAGcagtcttaaaaaaataatattgtaATCACTATGTCCTTTTATTGCCTTTcatagtgttttgttttcttttcattcactgAAGCTACATCAGAGTTTACACCCTTCTTTCCAACTTCTTCTTTACAAGATTTACACCTTAAAAGTTGCCAGAATAGTCATTGGAAGACAGTATAGATTGGAAGTTAtgagttttgtttctcttttatgtTGTATGCAAATTATAATACATCGTTTATATTAGTTTCAGCCATTAAAGGAGGAGTTTGTGGTGACTTGTCCATAACTTTAGAAATTGGAGTGACTGGAACATTTGGCTCATTGCGTGCTGCCTTCACGGGATATTGGAATTGTAGGTTCTAAATTTTTAGAGTAGTTCATATCACATAACTGAGTTATCATGCAGCGACATAGCTGTATCATTGTGAATGTCTGACTCCACCACGTGAAGGTAAAAGACCGGGTTTGCACCAATAAAGCTATTACGGAGTTTATTGTCCGAAACGACCTTTGACCCGAGTTTATCATTCATCCTTATTTCCGGATTCAGTGACGTCTTTGAGCTTAAACCTCACCGCTTAAAATGATCTTCAGAGTTACTAAAAGAGAGCGTTTTAGTCTATTTCAATTAGCTTGCAgtggaggttgtttttttttttcttctgctttttttttttttagctttcttTTTCCTGAGTTGAGTGGGAGTTTTCAGGAGCACCTGAAGGCATCATCCGTTCATCCgcccacagagagagagagagagagagagagagagggagggagagagagagggaatatctaaagagagagagagggagggagagagagagggaatatctaaagagagagagagggagggagggagggagtatctaaagagagagagagagagagagagagagagggagggagtatctaaagagagagagagagagagagagagagagagagagagagagaacctaaagagagagagagaacctaaGTTTGTCCGCCCCGCTTCCCATCACGACTCCCCGGGTCTTTGTCCGGGTGCTGGCCGAGGCTCGCCGCTGGATTCCGGTCGGAGTTGGAGACGGTGAGCCGCGGTGGAGACATTTTGAAGAGGGAGGAGCGGAGCACCGAGAAGCTGACACTTTGTTGTCATGTTTGCTGGCTGACTTGTTGAATAGTCCGTGTGTGGGAGACAGGTAGGCTCTTTATTATtgtttccccctcctcttcttgctGTGTTTCAGGTCACACTGAAGCCTTTTAGTTGTTGATAATAGGAGCTCTGTTGGCGCCTGGAAGAACTGGCCATTGACTTTTACTACCAGTCTGCAGCTGAACACCAAAAACTCACATTTAGAAGTGGAGCACACTTTTTAAACCTTACGCTGTCTTCATATATCATCTTAAAGTCACGCTTCGCGATTCTTTCGTGCTAAACATGCAGCGCAAGTTTTGTCAATTCATTACAAAAGCTGTTGTTCTAACTTGGTG
The DNA window shown above is from Salarias fasciatus chromosome 20, fSalaFa1.1, whole genome shotgun sequence and carries:
- the LOC115408679 gene encoding urotensin-2-like yields the protein MKCNHLLSWALVLVASGPLLAHPITESAEMPYPGPVSVEDRGISTLDDLALSEQSFPPQDGAGLRYSTLISGELNRDGVRTTGLLPRGIKREVLLEKQSLLNPFSHVLGIRKQFRKRAGNSECFWKYCV